In the Ursus arctos isolate Adak ecotype North America unplaced genomic scaffold, UrsArc2.0 scaffold_30, whole genome shotgun sequence genome, ggcttctccttcttgtcattctgatgaggagaggttgaggggtttccagagcccaaattattgactgggtcccaggccgtgccccttgttttatagtgatcttagggatgtgggcttcttctttaaagattttatttatttatttatgtggcagccaaccagcgagagagggaacagaagcagggggagtgggagaggaagaagcaggctcccagtggaggagcccgatgagggactcctttcccgaatgccgggatcacgccctaagccaaaggcaggcgctcaatgactgcgccacccaggcgcccgggttgtgggcttcttgatttttcagcctgccttctgtgttctggggcaggggcctgccgcgccgatactcaggcagccctgtttgggtagagtctcggcgtcccctgcgaggggggatggggatgggcacgctgtgagccggtatttccaggcttttgttctctggcggctttccctggcggtctgttgtgcctcttctgagagtcagagcagcagcggctgaatttcagcctctgtcacagaacagagggattgcggcccgttctctactaatgttctggccactttaactctgctactgttggtgctgctcaaccctgcagcgtcccgggatgtgcgccccacacccggcgtcccagccctcacttccagggcctgcgcgtctctgtcctttgtgtttctaacgccaccagccgccagccgccccgcgcactcctggagctcccggtctcagtctggatccagtgagcgcaccgggattccggtgttccgcgagatgcctggtggcgcgcgcacccggctcacggtctcagtctgatgttttgcgggtgccgaccacgagcccacccgctcccccgtgcaagtggctgccgcttcccggcgcccaaacgcggcggctccctcccccttccgtttatcttccgatatctgtgcacagtttcatggctccccgcttcgtacctcaatactcagcgctggagatgttcatttgtagagatccagatgcgtcttcctgcgtctcaggctggttccgtgggtgtTTAGGCTGgcctggtacctatccagctcgactcgggggaccggctgaaaacggtgtctcctactcctccgccatcttaactccctatTCTTCGGTAGGaactgttctaaacactttgcATAGATGAGATCactactctttattttatttatttattattattattttttagtaatctctatacccaacatggggctcaaattcacaaccctcaagatcaagagtcacatgatcttcAGACTGAGCCGGGCAGGGAACCTGAGATAACTatctttatccccattttgttgatgaggaaattgaggataAGGCTAAGCGACAACTATGAAGTGACAGAGTTAAagtaggattcaaacccaagttgaGCTGAATCCTGAGGTCATGTTCCACCTAATCAGAGAGGCTGCTCTTTTATTACTGTGGTGAATGATCACTAATAAATATTGtcctttcttcaaaagaaaactaAGTCTTTGTTTTGGAGTTATAGGAATAAGATGCTATTTCACGTTTACAATTACATGAATTAATTGCATGCTTTGAAATAGTGCACTGTAATTTCCTAAAAAGTTCCTTCACTTTCATAGGACGGCTCTCCATTTGGCCTGTGCCACTGGCCATCCAGATGTGGTGAGTTTTCTAGCAGACAGGAATTGCCAGCTTAACCTCTATGATCAAGAAGCTAGGACCCCGCTAATGAAGGTATATTGTAGCAGCTGTGTCTGCCTGAGATGGATTTGATTTAATTACTTAGAATGAAAATGTATTGCATTTAAACATGACTAATTGGTGAAACTTGTGGCATGTTTACTTTAAATTCTCAGAATTTACACTCTCTTTATTGGTATAATACTGACAGGCCGTGCAGTGCCAAGAGGAGAGCTGTGTAACCATCCTTTTAGAACGTGGTGCTGATCCAAATTGTACGGACCGTAATGGCAATACTGCTCTCCACTATGCTGCTGCTGGTCAGAACGTCTCAATAGTAGAGAAGCTGCTCTCATACAATGTAGATATTGAAGGAAGAAACAAGGTACAGATCAAGTTTACTTATAAAGTATttgaaagtatatatatgtaatatatatatatataaatttttttagccacaaaacattttatttacatatttattcatatatataatatatatactgaatTCTATACATCAAGTTCTGTCATCATGGAAACAACTCCAaagccagggcagggagggctagAGAAAGGTAATGCCCACGGAAAGGGCAAAGTTCTGTCTCCCAGCCACCCTTCCACCCCAGAACGAAATCTTCCCATTAGCGCTTGGGAGTGGATGGTGGGCTCGGAGCCCACAAAGGATTGAAGggctagaggggagggaggagatgatGGAGGCTGGGTACTGTGCAGGGGCTTAGGAAATGGGTGCTGCTGGGGATGGGTGGGAGACCGTGCGTGACCCAGCGGGGTAACTTGGGTGAGTGCGTGTGGGAGGAGAAAGCAGCAGGTGAAGGTTCTGAAGATGAGAGCAAGGGGATCAGGTCATGACATCCTACAGGGGCATGTCCTTGTGCTCACAGCTACTCTGCCCACCATGTAGCACACTGGGCTCTCCCATTTTAGAGAGTAGCTCCTGCTCAGCCTTGTGTAGCTCCTCAGTGGGGTGGTAGCTGTACATGGGGAGTAGTTGATAACCACACTTACCAGTCCACCTGCTGTTTCTTTGACATGCATTACCTTCTACCACTGCTCTTACAGAAACACTGTTGGTTGACCTAGGTAGGTCAATTTTTCATATTTGGAAGCTTGAGCATGccctgaatgaaaatattttgaaatagctGTCTAAGATTTCACTttgatgatgtatttttttatagattttatttctttgagagagagcatgaaggagagagaagaaacatgagtagggaggaagggcagagggagagggagagggagaagcaggggagcctgatgcagggctggatcccaggaccctgggatcatgacctgagccaaaggcagatgcttcactgactgagccacccaggtgccccaaagctctCTTTTAATTCAGAGTCCATCTCCTTAGTGACCCATTTGGAGCTTTATGTTGACATAAAGAGTGCTTTATGTTGACATCTGGGATCCTGATACCATTGACAGAAGAGAATCAAGCACATTTGTATAACCTGGAGAAAACCTTCACCTTTATTGAAAAGCTCTCAAAACTATATCCCTCAAACTCTAATTTCTCAAATGTTAATGTTTGCCACAAAAAAAGTATTGTCAAATGGCGATAAGCAAACTTAAACGGATTTCTCTTGCGGTAGGTATGTAGTGCAGTTTTGTAGTATTTCTCAAACATAGATGATCATTGAGTCTTTCTACTGGGGCACAGTACTTACCTTCCAGCAAAGAATATGTTCTTTGGAATATAATTTAAGGAACACTACTCCAGAGATAATCATTTAGGTTGTTAActcaataaaaatacttaaaacatttaCTGCTATGTTGTAGAGTTTGGAGatacagagataaaaaataatccCTTTCCTCAAGAAGCTCTTGGTTTAGATGGGGTGCGATAAAATAACTAGAGTATACCATGAGAAATACTGTGATAGAAGCCAAGATTCTTGGAACCAGTCAATGTTTGAAGTGAGTTTTGGAGAATTACTGCAGTGAAGCTGTTGAAGAGGTGTAGGAGGActacttaatttaatttattttagtttatttttaaaagattttatttatttattcgacagagatagagacagccagcgagagagggaacacaagcagggggagtgggagaggaagaagcaggctcccagtggaggagcccaatgtggggcttgatcccagagcagcaccgggatcacgccctgagccgaaggaagacgcccaacgactgtgccacccaggcgccccatttttaatttattttagtttttaaagaatattttatttatttatttgagagagagagtgggagagagagcaggagcataggggtggggcagagagagagggagaagctgattcccctctgagcagggagcctgacttggggttggatcccaggaccttgggatcatgacctgagccgacctgagcccaaggcagacgcttaaccaactgagccacccaggccccctgagaAGGAGTATTTTAAAGAGAAGGCGGAGCTGGTGAAAGCACAGGGGGTGAGAGTACTTTCTATGTTATATGTTTAAGTTTAGAGGATCctttataagttttaaaattcagtatggAAATATGTACTTTTGTAAAGTATAAATTGCTTTTGTACTTTTACAGGAACACCTCACACCATTTTTAGTTGCTGTAGCTGGAAACAAACAGCAAGTAGTAGAGTTTTTAATGGAAAGAGGAGCAAATATACATGCAATTGATATATATAACAGGTACagtagttttgggtttttttttttttaaactgtatattGTTCTAGAGTGGTAACAATTACTCAAGTCAGAAAGATTAACTTAATAAGAAGaggattaatttataattatatagtgAAAATGTCAACATGACATTAGTTAGGCATAAAGCAATTATTCTGTTGGGGCAACATGAAGAACAGTATATGGCAGAATTTATATTCCTTCATATTATTAACTGATGTCATTTGCAGCCTTTTTTTGGTATGATTATATATTAGCTAAAAGGGTTTCATATTAGTTTTACTAGCTTTATAAAGTGTGGACGCCtaacttttcttttacttatgacacaattttgaactttttaacccttttatagtattttttgaaacttctacttcatatatattttccttaaaagatGCATATTAAACATAAATAGGAGTTGTTTTGTCTGTTGAAtgactctttgttttaaaatgttttttttaaagaatattgatATTAGATGATCCCTGAGTGGTTATTAATTACTATTACCAGATACTATGGGCTCATCATCCTTTTTCATgttcagtatatatatttttgttgtttttttcattggGAAGGGTAGAAGGACGAAAGATAACGGTAATTGAATAGACTTTTCCTTTAATGAGGACAAATCATAGGTgggtgataaagagaaaagagatgggCTTTAGACTGACACAGGAGTCGGTTTAATTCCTAGCTTTCCTACTTGCTGggtgtgtgactttggacacatTACTCATCATCACCAGATACATTTCCTGATATGAAAAGGAGGATAATAATGTATCCTTCAAGGGTGGTTgtgtgtaaataatattttatatagatagcATTTAGTTTAGTGCCTACCACAGGCTTATCCTAGCATCCATAACTGCAAGCATGACTATTTTGTTACCATTACTATAAACACTGTTATTTTAAGACTGCagatagctttttaaatttttatttttaaagattttatttatttgagagagagagagagagtatgagcagggggaggggctagaGCAGGGAAGCAGATGTGGGGCTgtgtcccaagaccctgagatcatgcctgagctgaaggcagacacttcaatgactgagccacccaggcgcccgcacAAATAGCTTTTATAGGGACCTGGCCTCTAGATGACTTGGAAGTTCACACTATCAGATTGAGAAAGAAATGGGGAATTCTTTCTTAAATCTTCACCTGTTCAGACAAGTGACCTCAGCATAGTTTTTTGTTCATCCAAGGACATTAAAATAGCAACTTCTACTCTACCCGAGTGGGAAAAGAGGCTCCttttttgtcctttcattttcGCCATGGAGGTAATTTACAAAGGTGAACACTTGAAAATGTTAATGGTTAATTCTATACAGGCAGGCAAGATATTAACCTGATAAAGTATATCAAATTAGCAGTTTAAATAACTCTTAAGTTCCTAAGGGTGAAGTTATCTCTCTGTCATTTTAGAACAGCCCTCATGCTTGCTGTAACTTATGAATGTACAGATATAGTCAAGCTTCTTCTTCAGAAAGGTATTAATATCTTTTTGGAAGCTGAATGGGGATGGACTGCAGAAGAATATGCTACTGTTAGTGGTTTTAATGTGTAAGtgtttacattaaaatgttattactaAACTGAAGTTTCAAATAATTTAACTGTTAGTTCTTACATAACATGAGAGTTCATAGTTTGATTCAGGCACTTTTGGGATGGCACAGAGTTGGCCCACGTCATTTGccagaaaccaagaaacaggctagACTAGTAACAAGTAGCAATGGGTACACGATTCTTTATCTCAGCACTATTGAGACCTTTTTCCTTAGGGATCCTAAATGTTCCTGTTTCATTGCAAGTATAACCGTTATGCATGGGGTACAAATAATATTAcatctctgttttttctcttttctttctttttgtagattttatttatttatttgagagcgaacATGGGCAGggttgggacagagggagaagcagattcccagctgagccaggagcctgacgtggggcttgatccatgacctgagctgaaggcagacgcttaactgactgagccacccagacaccccaacatctttgttttttctaaCTAGTTACATGGGTCTAGAGATGTTCCGTGTAGTAGAAAATCCTATACTTTCCCTTGAGTGCTATCTCCTATACTCCCCCCTTGAATTTTCCTAGAACCTAAGGAGTTCCCTAAGACCAAAGAGACCATCCGCTTTCATAGGTCGTTTGGAGGGATAAAAGGACATTATTATCGTTCCCTTGTTTCCTCTGAGTCTATGGCTGCAGCATTGCTATTGAAACTGATTCTGCAGCCGGGTCAGGATTGCCCTTTGCTCCCAGCAAGGGCATGATCCACATTCCTCAGTATTCATGGTGATCCACAGTTAGACTTCAAAGTTCCGACTTTTTTTAGTTTACTATGTGTGCTTATACGCTCAGCTGCTGTTCCAAAGCACCAGCAACCTGTTCTGGCAGCTGAGCCTCCTGGCTTTAGCCACACACACCCTTCCCTTCACACCCCAAAACCTTAACATGAAGCCCATATGTTAGCCCAGACCTTCATGATGAATTACCCTTTGAGGATTTTGCTTGTCTTTTCCGCTAGCAGATGATAGTCGGGGCCATTCTAAGCTGTGAAAGAGGTTCAAATAATGCTGCAGGAAGAGACTggactttcctttctcctttgttaCTAGACCTATATCCCAAGCCTGCTTCATACCCTGTGGAGTGCCTTTTCTTACTAGGTGATGAAAGTTCTCATGTTGCCCTTCCCATAGTAGCAGGCATCACCTTTCCCGAGAGGCCATGTTTTGggtataatatttcattaaatcctcTTAACAACTTTGTAAGTAAGGCAGCAAGATGcctgttttacagaggaagaCTTTGAGCCAAAGAGAAGTGGCTTGTCCTAGAACAAATAACTTTTGGTTATAGAGTTAGGACTTCTGAATTCAAGACATTCCATTATGGCAAGCTGACTCTAATTTACTAAGCCATAATGCCCTCACCTCATGACCGGTTCACcttacttgtttttctcctttaattacaTGGTTGATAAAAAGTTTATAGAACTTACAAATTTGAAGTATATGGGGTAATTTAAGCTTTGATATTAGCTCTGATATTATTTGAAATACTCATGAATATGATATATGTGGTAAATGGTTCTCATATCAGTATTAAAATAGTAACATTGCTTATCACCCTTTTTTTATACGTAGCATTCGCCAGCTAATTGCCGAACATAGAGAAGCAATAAGAGCTAAAAATTGTTCACAAAATAGGAACCCAGGTAAGACTTTTCAGAGTGAATTACTTTTGGTGGTCCTAACATAGATGAAATCAGAGTAAGGAAGTTTTGATAATGAAAGAGCAatggaaaacaaggaaacaaaccaaCCCAATGTGTAAAttgcatattatttatttatttatttatttatttatttatttatttaacgattttatttatttacttgacagagaacacaagcaggggcagtggcaggcagagggagggggagaagcaggtaacccactgagcagggagcctgatgtggggcttgatcctagggtcgggggatgcttaaccaactgagccaccgaggcgcccctatttttttttttcattcttaatagTCTAGTATTCAGAATTATTTAAGAAGTTAATTGTAGGTATTACTGTCATGAAcgatggaaagaaatcagagtgagagacaaaccatgagagagacTGGACTCCgggaatcaaactgagggctaaagaaggaaggggggtgggcggatggggtaagtgggtgatgagtagtaaggagggcttgtgtagtgatgagcactgggtgttacacacaaataatgaatcgctgaacactgcatcaaaagcttatgatgtactgtatgctggctaactggacagaataaaaaaacataaagtacCTCAatgtgaacaacaacaacaaaagtcaaTTGTAGGTAATTTAAAATATGAGGCAGTATTGTCTGAaaagaaattcattattttagttATGACCCCTAAAATCCCATATGATATCTTTctgtaaataagaaaaagagatttttaagttAGTATGTTTTATCTTTCCTCTATAAGCATATTATAACAAATCAAACTTGTTATGAAAAtggatgttttaatttttacaagtAGAATGCATTGAGTAAATATTATGACCTAGTGATTTGTCTCATTAAAAAAGGAGCTATCCTTCAAACTGGGGACTCCACAGTACCATCCTGGTACTGTAAACAAATGGCAAACAATAAGAACTGCAAAACTTAGCTAGTGTGTAGCAATACCAATGAGACTgtttttgtgtgggtgtgtgtgtttttaaggtAACTGTCTATGGTACAGAAGTCAGAAAAGATATGCCTTGTCGAGAAGCATAGGTTGTTTTACGTATTGTTGTGTCAACAAGATCTCACCATTAACAACTTCATTTTTCAGGAGTGAAACAGAATGAGACTTCATTAGAAGTCTTCATTAGACTAAAGAACAGACTTCATTAGAACAATGTTTTCTGCTGTTTGTTGCATAATTGTCACGATACCATAATTTTGTTAGAACAAGATATTCTGTTGCCATTAGTCAAAACATTagcataataaatattcaaatgggGCAACTGAGGCTCAACGGATTataataaaagcacaaaaatggTTCGCAATAACTAAAATGCTACCATTGCTCCCTGGGTGTGTCACCTAGTGCATTGTACAATCTGAAACGTATGAAGAAATCTTTAACTTAGTAGCCTTTTGTTAAAGAAATTCTGtaggttggtttggttttgcaatttactcattttcatttgttcacttaACAAATAGCTATCAAGTGTCTTTTAGCTCCTAAGTGTTATTCCGATGTTGTAGAAtacaaacattcaaaaaacaCACTCCCCGCCCTCCAGGAGTTTGTTATTActgttgtaatttttattatttactttattcagcgcttactatgtgccagaatcCCCTAGTGCTTAtaattatcattgttatttttttagtgcTATTTAATATGTTCCAGATACTGTAAGTCCACATGAGGAATTAGAGTTTTAGGAGAGTGGGTCGAATTTAAGGTAAGTATGCAGACTGAGTAGTAAGTTTGCCAGGTAAAGAGGCAGAAAGACGATGTTTGGCAGGAGGAACATCCGTCAAGATTACGTGTTTTGCCGAGGGAACAGCAGTGCAAAGGCTAAGATGTACGAGTGAACTTTGGAAGATTTATGAGCAGTTCAGTTTTGCTGGTATTAAAAGTGTGCTATGGGAATGGTTGGAATGAGGTGAATACTTAGCTAAGGCAAGCTTATGAAAGTTTTTTGGTACTATGGAAAGGAGTAGATCTTACCCTGTAGACCTTGGGAAATTAGGTAGAATGCTCTTAGCTGCAAATAGTAGGTGGCTTGTAATAGTGActaaaatggggcacctgggtggcttagtcagttaaacgtcgactcttggttttagctcaggtcacaatctcatgggtcatgagatcaagccccacatcccgttgggctccgtgcccagcatggagactgcttgaagattctcttcttctgcccttcccccattcgtgcactctctcttgcacgctctctctctctctctctctactcaaataaataaataaatctaaaaaaactgaaacaaaacagtGACTAAAAAAAATAGGAACCAGAGTTGTTTTGATGATGTAGTGATGTCATCAGGATCCCAGTTGTGTCTTTTTCAGCTTTGAGGTTGGCAGTATTTTGTGTCTCCTTTTCTGATTGGCTAATTAGCAACAGCTCCAGGCATATTCTCACATGAGAATATCCATGGACTGGAAGGACTGTTTTCctttatatgtttcttttaaacaggaagaaaactcagaGGCTTGCAGTAAATTTCCTCTAACATGTTATAGGCTAGATTATATCACATGCTTGTTCCTAAACCAGTCACTGGTAAATCAGGTATTGTGAGTAGCTTAGACTAATCATTTCTCCTTTTGAAGCAGGGGTGAGGCCACGTTCTTTGTGTATGGGGACAATAAATATCCAGATAAAGTTGTGGTTCTCCAGcaagaatgaagaatatggaATGGCTATTGGGGAGGGAGCCAGTGGTATTTGATGCAGGGATTCATTGgagaatttgaagcagaaggCTAATAAGATTGGATTTGAATTAGGGCATAAAATAGGGATCAGCAggctttttctataaagggccggAGAGTGAATATTTTAGGCCGTGTGGTTTCTCAACTACATTTACCATTGTagtatgaaagcagccatagcAATATGTAGGTGAGTAGATGTGactgtgctccaataaaactttatttacagcaCGAGATGGCCGGTCAGACTTGGCCTGTGGTGGTAGTTTGCTGGACCCTCATGTGGAGGATAGATTGAGAGGAACCATGTAAAAGGATTAGAAGACAAGGGAATCTTATATTTCCTTAGCCTAGTATCAGTCCATTATGAAATTTTCACCCTACTATACTGAAAAAGTCAGAGGCTCAATTTAAAATGTAGTTCTTTTTCTAGGCTTTATGTCTTTctcaaattttttaatgaaaaaatttttaaagattttatttatttatttatttatttatttatttatttatttgagagagagaatagagcACAAGTGGTGCAGatgggcggagggagagagagaagcagactccccactgagcagggagcccgatgcagggctcgatcccaggaccctgagaccatgacctggggtgaaggcagacacttaactgattgagccacccaggtgccccctttctcATTCgttttgcttaaaatttttgttcatttaagaaataacaata is a window encoding:
- the LOC125282795 gene encoding ankyrin repeat domain-containing protein 7-like is translated as MKKLFSFGDKSSLPVTSSLRDGFGLLRREKRTVARSSREGYTIRDKDLRNIHRAACLGDVEKVHHLAVVKKNSINSRDKMHRTALHLACATGHPDVVSFLADRNCQLNLYDQEARTPLMKAVQCQEESCVTILLERGADPNCTDRNGNTALHYAAAGQNVSIVEKLLSYNVDIEGRNKEHLTPFLVAVAGNKQQVVEFLMERGANIHAIDIYNRTALMLAVTYECTDIVKLLLQKGINIFLEAEWGWTAEEYATVSGFNVIRQLIAEHREAIRAKNCSQNRNPV